From one Lotus japonicus ecotype B-129 chromosome 3, LjGifu_v1.2 genomic stretch:
- the LOC130745660 gene encoding ylmG homolog protein 1-2, chloroplastic-like, which translates to MAATMTMASARLIAFHTPSAAKNQSPPCLIGRRHPHPPQCHLPRLLHNHRQTRTVSCSLTTNQRNSPVCEIRESAHTTLSGSTRTVTTLLSMALLCAKAIPPLANGAISMSVGGSSLFFASLRDRPEGYLNTPLTVVAAGLGKWLDIYSGVLMVRVLLSWFPNIPWERQPLSAIRDLCDPYLNLFRNIIPPVFDTLDVSPLLAFAVLGTLGSILQTAMT; encoded by the coding sequence ATGGCAGCGACAATGACCATGGCCTCCGCGCGTCTCATCGCGTTTCACACTCCCTCCGCCGCAAAGAACCAATCTCCTCCATGTCTGATTGGCCGGCGGCACCCACACCCACCACAGTGCCACCTTCCGCGCCTTCTCCACAACCACCGCCAAACCAGAACCGTTTCCTGTTCTCTGACGACAAATCAGAGAAACTCACCCGTTTGCGAAATTCGCGAATCAGCACATACCACACTCTCCGGTTCCACTCGCACCGTCACAACCTTATTGAGCATGGCCCTGTTGTGCGCCAAGGCGATTCCGCCGCTTGCGAACGGCGCGATTTCGATGTCGGTGGGTGGTTCTTCTCTGTTCTTCGCGTCGTTGCGGGACCGTCCTGAGGGGTATTTGAACACGCCGTTGACGGTTGTGGCGGCGGGGTTGGGGAAGTGGCTTGATATTTACAGTGGGGTTTTGATGGTTAGGGTTTTGCTCAGTTGGTTCCCGAATATCCCTTGGGAGCGTCAGCCTCTGTCTGCAATTCGAGACCTCTGTGATCCTTATCTGAACTTGTTCAGGAATATCATTCCACCTGTTTTTGATACGCTTGATGTTAGTCCTCTTCTTGCTTTTGCGGTTTTGGGTACTCTTGGCTCCATTCTTCAGACTGCTATGACTTGA
- the LOC130745661 gene encoding uncharacterized protein LOC130745661 isoform X1 produces MKDKEKEKEKEKEKEMEKKKYPIGSDHYTLYEEIGQGVSASVHRALCVPFNEVVAIKILDFERDNCDLNNVSREAQTMVLVDHPNVLKSHCSFVSDHSLWVVMPFMAGGSCLHILKAAHPDGFEEVVIATVLRDVLKGLEYLHNHGHIHRDVKAGNILIGSRGSIKLGDFGVSACLFDSGDRQRSRNTFVGTPCWMAPEVMEQLHGYNFKADIWSFGITALELAHGHAPFSKFPPLKVLLMTLQNAPPGLDYERDRKFSKSFKQMIASCLVKDPSKRPSASKLLKHSFFKQARSNDFIGRTLLEGLPALGDRMQLLKRKEEDMLAQKKMPDGEMEELSQNEYKRGISGWNFNLEDMKAQASLIHDFDDAMSDINHVGSASSLATLDAQDKELPSANHMEENEMQNQSASVPAVDSSVNDAKSRLEKSDDDSSITSSSHEPQTYSSCLDDQVDNNLGEKSEIENGGRFLESMATHSYHRRGCSSSILPEVTLPPIRAECEKPQNLLQNISIPQSGEDVLTELPSRASKTSATSDDTDEKSKIPVVQQRGRFKVTSENVEPEKVAPSPVLQKSHSMQVFTQHTATPLQSNLPLLSASDASSSNLSGCSLFPMLQSVLQTNIIQRESILSLMKQITVGDSTGSTAFSDGASNTAPVAGIEKSLLEAAHDREKELLHEITELQWRLLCTQDELQKLKTENAQV; encoded by the exons ATGAAGgacaaagaaaaggaaaaggaaaaggaaaaggaaaaggaaatggagaagaagaagtacCCCATTGGTTCTGACCATTACACACTCTACGAagagattggccaaggtgtcAGCGCTTCCGTCCACCGCGCTCTCTGCGTCCCCTTCAACGAGGTCGTCGCCATCAAAATCCTCGACTTCGAACGTGACAATTGCGATCTG AACAACGTTTCACGTGAAGCTCAAACAATGGTTCTGGTGGACCACCCTAACGTGTTGAAATCGCACTGCTCCTTCGTCAGCGACCACAGCTTATGGGTGGTGATGCCGTTCATGGCGGGAGGATCGTGTCTTCACATATTGAAAGCCGCGCATCCTGATGGATTCGAGGAGGTTGTTATTGCAACCGTGCTTAGGGATGTGCTCAAGGGTTTGGAGTATCTTCACAACCATGGTCACATTCACAGGGATGTTAAGGCTGGCAACATTCTCATCGGTTCGCGCGGCTCGATTAAGCTCGGGGATTTTGGTGTATCTGCTTgcctttttgattccggtgacCGGCAGCGGTCCAGGAATACGTTCGTCGGAACGCCTTGCTG GATGGCACCCGAGGTCATGGAGCAATTGCACGGTTATAACTTCAA AGCTGACATCTGGTCATTTGGTATAACTGCATTGGAGCTTGCACATGGTCATGCTCCTTTCTCCAAGTTTCCACCATTGAAG GTATTGCTTATGACTTTGCAAAATGCACCCCCTGGCCTTGACTATGAAAGAGATAGGAAGTTCTCTAAG TCTTTCAAGCAGATGATTGCTAGTTGCTTAGTAAAAGATCCTTCAAAGCGACCCTCTGCAAGCAAGTTGTTAAAGCATTCCTTCTTTAAGCAGGCTCGCTCCAATGATTTTATTGGACGGACACTTTTGGAGGGGCTACCTGCTTTAGGTGACCGCATGCAGCTCCTAAAG agaaaagaagaagatatgCTTGCACAAAAGAAAATGCCTGATGGGGAGATGGAGGAATTATCACAG AATGAATACAAACGAGGAATTAGTGGGTGGAACTTCAATCTTGAAGATATGAAGGCTCAGGCTTCCTTG ATCCATGATTTTGACGATGCTATGTCAGACATCAATCATGTGGGAAGTGCATCTTCTTTAGCTACACTTGATGCACAAGATAAGGAATTGCCAAGTGCAAACCATATG gaagaaaatgaaatgcAAAATCAATCAGCTTCTGTTCCAGCAGTTGATTCTTCTGTAAATGATGCCAA GTCAAGGTTAGAAAAATCTGATGATGACTCTAGCATCACCAGTTCAAGCCATGAACCGCAAACATATTCTTCCTGTCTTGATGATCAAGTGGACAATAATTTGGGTGAAAAATCTGAAATAGAAAATGGTGGAAGATTCTTGGAGAGCATGGCAACCCATTCTTATCATAGAAGAGGATGTTCATCAAGCATCTTACCTGAAGTTACTCTTCCACCTATTCGAGCAGAATG TGAGAAGCCACAGAATCTGCTGCAGAACATTTCAATTCCACAATCAGGAGAGGATGTGCTTACTGAACTTCCTTCTAGAGCCTCCAAAACTTCAG CTACTTCTGATGACACTGATGAGAAATCTAAGATACCGGTTGTTCAACAGAGAGGACGTTTTAAGGTTACATCTGAGAATGTTGAGCCAGAAAAG GTTGCTCCTTCTCCTGTGCTGCAAAAGAGTCACAGCATGCAG GTTTTTACCCAGCATACTGCTACTCCTCTACAATCAAATTTACCTTTGTTATCAGCATCTGATGCTTCATCATCAAATCTTTCTGGCTGTTCTCTGTTCCCCATGTTGCAATCTGTGTTGCAGACAAATATTATTCAAAGG GAGAGCATTCTAAGTTTAATGAAACAAATTACTGTGGGTGACTCTACAGGTTCAACCGCTTTCT CTGATGGCGCAAGTAACACAGCACCAGTAGCAGGGATTGAGAAATCTTTG CTTGAAGCAGCTCACGATAGGGAGAAAGAGTTACTTCATGAGATAACTGAACTGCAGTGGAG GCTCTTATGTACCCAGGATGagcttcaaaaattaaaaacagaaaacgccCAG GTGTGA
- the LOC130745661 gene encoding uncharacterized protein LOC130745661 isoform X2 yields the protein MKDKEKEKEKEKEKEMEKKKYPIGSDHYTLYEEIGQGVSASVHRALCVPFNEVVAIKILDFERDNCDLNNVSREAQTMVLVDHPNVLKSHCSFVSDHSLWVVMPFMAGGSCLHILKAAHPDGFEEVVIATVLRDVLKGLEYLHNHGHIHRDVKAGNILIGSRGSIKLGDFGVSACLFDSGDRQRSRNTFVGTPCWMAPEVMEQLHGYNFKADIWSFGITALELAHGHAPFSKFPPLKVLLMTLQNAPPGLDYERDRKFSKSFKQMIASCLVKDPSKRPSASKLLKHSFFKQARSNDFIGRTLLEGLPALGDRMQLLKRKEEDMLAQKKMPDGEMEELSQNEYKRGISGWNFNLEDMKAQASLIHDFDDAMSDINHVGSASSLATLDAQDKELPSANHMEENEMQNQSASVPAVDSSVNDAKSRLEKSDDDSSITSSSHEPQTYSSCLDDQVDNNLGEKSEIENGGRFLESMATHSYHRRGCSSSILPEVTLPPIRAECEKPQNLLQNISIPQSGEDVLTELPSRASKTSATSDDTDEKSKIPVVQQRGRFKVTSENVEPEKVAPSPVLQKSHSMQVFTQHTATPLQSNLPLLSASDASSSNLSGCSLFPMLQSVLQTNIIQRESILSLMKQITVGDSTADGASNTAPVAGIEKSLLEAAHDREKELLHEITELQWRLLCTQDELQKLKTENAQV from the exons ATGAAGgacaaagaaaaggaaaaggaaaaggaaaaggaaaaggaaatggagaagaagaagtacCCCATTGGTTCTGACCATTACACACTCTACGAagagattggccaaggtgtcAGCGCTTCCGTCCACCGCGCTCTCTGCGTCCCCTTCAACGAGGTCGTCGCCATCAAAATCCTCGACTTCGAACGTGACAATTGCGATCTG AACAACGTTTCACGTGAAGCTCAAACAATGGTTCTGGTGGACCACCCTAACGTGTTGAAATCGCACTGCTCCTTCGTCAGCGACCACAGCTTATGGGTGGTGATGCCGTTCATGGCGGGAGGATCGTGTCTTCACATATTGAAAGCCGCGCATCCTGATGGATTCGAGGAGGTTGTTATTGCAACCGTGCTTAGGGATGTGCTCAAGGGTTTGGAGTATCTTCACAACCATGGTCACATTCACAGGGATGTTAAGGCTGGCAACATTCTCATCGGTTCGCGCGGCTCGATTAAGCTCGGGGATTTTGGTGTATCTGCTTgcctttttgattccggtgacCGGCAGCGGTCCAGGAATACGTTCGTCGGAACGCCTTGCTG GATGGCACCCGAGGTCATGGAGCAATTGCACGGTTATAACTTCAA AGCTGACATCTGGTCATTTGGTATAACTGCATTGGAGCTTGCACATGGTCATGCTCCTTTCTCCAAGTTTCCACCATTGAAG GTATTGCTTATGACTTTGCAAAATGCACCCCCTGGCCTTGACTATGAAAGAGATAGGAAGTTCTCTAAG TCTTTCAAGCAGATGATTGCTAGTTGCTTAGTAAAAGATCCTTCAAAGCGACCCTCTGCAAGCAAGTTGTTAAAGCATTCCTTCTTTAAGCAGGCTCGCTCCAATGATTTTATTGGACGGACACTTTTGGAGGGGCTACCTGCTTTAGGTGACCGCATGCAGCTCCTAAAG agaaaagaagaagatatgCTTGCACAAAAGAAAATGCCTGATGGGGAGATGGAGGAATTATCACAG AATGAATACAAACGAGGAATTAGTGGGTGGAACTTCAATCTTGAAGATATGAAGGCTCAGGCTTCCTTG ATCCATGATTTTGACGATGCTATGTCAGACATCAATCATGTGGGAAGTGCATCTTCTTTAGCTACACTTGATGCACAAGATAAGGAATTGCCAAGTGCAAACCATATG gaagaaaatgaaatgcAAAATCAATCAGCTTCTGTTCCAGCAGTTGATTCTTCTGTAAATGATGCCAA GTCAAGGTTAGAAAAATCTGATGATGACTCTAGCATCACCAGTTCAAGCCATGAACCGCAAACATATTCTTCCTGTCTTGATGATCAAGTGGACAATAATTTGGGTGAAAAATCTGAAATAGAAAATGGTGGAAGATTCTTGGAGAGCATGGCAACCCATTCTTATCATAGAAGAGGATGTTCATCAAGCATCTTACCTGAAGTTACTCTTCCACCTATTCGAGCAGAATG TGAGAAGCCACAGAATCTGCTGCAGAACATTTCAATTCCACAATCAGGAGAGGATGTGCTTACTGAACTTCCTTCTAGAGCCTCCAAAACTTCAG CTACTTCTGATGACACTGATGAGAAATCTAAGATACCGGTTGTTCAACAGAGAGGACGTTTTAAGGTTACATCTGAGAATGTTGAGCCAGAAAAG GTTGCTCCTTCTCCTGTGCTGCAAAAGAGTCACAGCATGCAG GTTTTTACCCAGCATACTGCTACTCCTCTACAATCAAATTTACCTTTGTTATCAGCATCTGATGCTTCATCATCAAATCTTTCTGGCTGTTCTCTGTTCCCCATGTTGCAATCTGTGTTGCAGACAAATATTATTCAAAGG GAGAGCATTCTAAGTTTAATGAAACAAATTACTGTGGGTGACTCTACAG CTGATGGCGCAAGTAACACAGCACCAGTAGCAGGGATTGAGAAATCTTTG CTTGAAGCAGCTCACGATAGGGAGAAAGAGTTACTTCATGAGATAACTGAACTGCAGTGGAG GCTCTTATGTACCCAGGATGagcttcaaaaattaaaaacagaaaacgccCAG GTGTGA